In a single window of the Olivibacter sp. SDN3 genome:
- a CDS encoding S10 family peptidase, which yields MRGFYLTIIASIMLFQSGLAQQYLPIDTVVSTKHSATINGQRVNYEAKTGMQPSWNEEGEAVAAINYTYYERTDIQDKASRPLVISFNGGPGSASLWMEIGYTGPRMLTLDDEGYPVQPYGEMRDNPYSILDVADIVYVNPVNTGYSRILEKDTDKKLFFGVNADIKYLAAWLNTFVTRINRWQSPKYLIGESYGTTRVSGLALELQNAQWMYLNGVVLVSPTDLGLKREGPVEAALRLPYFAAAAWFHQALSTDLQQKDLDDLLPEVESFTLNEFLPAITKGGSLSKTEREQIAEQVARYAGLEKKVVLQQNFDISTWFFWKELLRDRGLTIGRLDSRYLGVDKKDGGERPDFNAELTSWSHSFTPAINHYLRNELNFATDVKYNVFGSVYPWDRSDDHTGENLQQAMAQNPYLHVLTQSGYYDGACDYFNAKYNMWQMDPGGKFQDRMSFKGYRTGHMIYMRQPDLKEANEDLRLFIKNTLIKKGEPAKY from the coding sequence ATGAGAGGATTTTACTTAACAATTATTGCAAGCATCATGCTGTTCCAATCTGGTTTGGCCCAACAGTATCTCCCTATTGATACAGTGGTTAGTACTAAACACAGCGCTACTATCAATGGTCAACGGGTGAATTATGAGGCTAAAACCGGTATGCAACCCTCTTGGAATGAAGAGGGGGAGGCTGTTGCTGCTATTAATTATACATATTATGAACGCACCGATATCCAAGATAAGGCTAGCAGACCGTTAGTTATTTCATTCAATGGCGGGCCTGGTTCGGCATCGTTGTGGATGGAAATCGGTTACACAGGCCCACGAATGCTGACCTTGGATGACGAGGGGTATCCGGTGCAGCCCTACGGTGAGATGAGAGATAACCCGTATTCTATTCTTGATGTTGCAGATATTGTCTATGTTAACCCGGTCAATACCGGTTATTCACGTATTTTAGAAAAGGATACAGATAAGAAATTATTCTTTGGAGTCAACGCGGATATAAAGTATTTAGCTGCTTGGCTAAATACCTTCGTGACACGGATAAATCGTTGGCAATCGCCCAAGTATTTGATTGGAGAAAGTTACGGAACCACGCGTGTCTCTGGGTTAGCTTTGGAGTTACAGAATGCACAATGGATGTATTTAAATGGGGTCGTGTTGGTTTCACCTACTGATCTGGGATTGAAACGTGAAGGGCCTGTGGAAGCGGCATTACGCTTGCCTTATTTTGCAGCTGCAGCTTGGTTTCACCAAGCGCTGAGTACGGATCTTCAACAGAAAGATTTGGATGATTTACTGCCAGAAGTAGAATCTTTTACATTAAATGAATTTTTACCGGCTATAACCAAAGGCGGTTCACTGTCAAAAACTGAAAGAGAACAAATTGCCGAACAGGTTGCGCGTTATGCTGGCTTAGAGAAAAAGGTTGTGCTGCAGCAGAATTTTGATATATCGACATGGTTTTTTTGGAAAGAACTGCTCAGAGATCGTGGACTTACCATTGGCCGACTGGATTCGCGTTATCTGGGGGTCGACAAAAAAGATGGTGGCGAAAGACCTGATTTCAATGCAGAGCTAACTTCTTGGTCGCATTCTTTTACACCTGCAATCAATCATTATTTGCGGAATGAGTTGAATTTTGCAACAGATGTTAAATATAATGTTTTTGGATCAGTGTATCCTTGGGACCGTTCAGACGATCACACCGGTGAAAACTTGCAACAGGCAATGGCACAGAATCCATATTTACATGTATTGACGCAGTCTGGATATTATGATGGAGCTTGCGACTATTTCAATGCAAAATATAATATGTGGCAGATGGATCCTGGAGGTAAATTTCAAGATAGAATGAGTTTTAAGGGATACAGAACAGGACATATGATTTATATGCGGCAGCCAGATTTAAAAGAGGCAAATGAAGATTTACGCCTGTTTATTAAAAACACCTTGATAAAAAAAGGAGAACCAGCGAAATACTAA
- the panB gene encoding 3-methyl-2-oxobutanoate hydroxymethyltransferase yields the protein MSVHKDVKRITVNNILEMKLAGEKISMLTAYDYSMASILDAAGVDIILVGDSAANVMAGYETTLPITLDQMIYYAASVSRAVKRSLVVVDLPFGSYQGNPYDALNAAVRVMKETGAHAIKLEGGAEIKDSIECIVNAGIPVIGHLGLMPQSVNAYGGYGLRATGVHEAHKLNTDAQLLHELGCFAVVLEKIPAKLAKEVTDHLRIPTIGIGAGPDTDGQVLVINDLLGMTKGFKPKFVRQYLDLHAVISQAVEQYVSDVKAFSFPNEKEQY from the coding sequence ATGTCAGTACATAAAGATGTAAAACGAATTACGGTGAATAACATCTTAGAGATGAAATTAGCCGGCGAAAAAATATCAATGTTAACCGCCTATGATTATTCAATGGCAAGTATTCTGGACGCGGCAGGAGTTGATATTATCTTAGTAGGTGATTCTGCAGCCAACGTAATGGCTGGCTATGAAACTACTTTACCTATAACGCTTGATCAGATGATATACTATGCAGCTTCCGTTTCCAGGGCTGTTAAAAGGTCCTTGGTTGTGGTAGATCTACCGTTTGGATCCTATCAAGGGAATCCTTATGATGCTTTAAATGCTGCCGTTAGAGTAATGAAAGAGACAGGCGCTCATGCGATTAAACTTGAAGGGGGGGCAGAGATAAAAGATAGTATCGAATGTATAGTTAATGCCGGCATACCCGTAATTGGGCATTTAGGATTGATGCCGCAATCAGTAAACGCGTATGGAGGCTACGGGCTACGGGCTACGGGAGTACACGAAGCTCATAAGCTGAACACCGATGCTCAATTATTGCATGAATTAGGTTGTTTTGCAGTAGTGTTAGAGAAAATTCCGGCCAAATTAGCGAAAGAAGTGACTGATCATTTACGAATTCCTACGATAGGAATAGGTGCCGGACCTGATACTGATGGTCAGGTGCTTGTTATCAACGATTTACTGGGAATGACCAAGGGGTTTAAACCCAAATTTGTTAGACAATATCTAGACCTTCACGCGGTTATCAGCCAGGCTGTAGAACAATATGTTTCTGATGTCAAAGCTTTTTCTTTTCCAAACGAAAAAGAGCAGTATTAG
- a CDS encoding metal-dependent transcriptional regulator, with product MLSITEENYLKVLLHISEEGNKQQEAGTNQIAAHLNVRPATATDMLKKLKEKGLVDYQKYGKISLTDQGRTHAIAVVRKHRLWETFLFDKLGFSWDEVHEVAEQLEHIKSEKLVERLDKYLGFPQFDPHGDVIPSADGELLTKSRKTLAEGVIGQKTTVNGVRDNSPDFLQYASNLGIAIGNTVNIISRFDFDGSMEIIIDNKKVTISQKVAENIFIL from the coding sequence ATGTTATCTATCACAGAAGAAAATTACCTAAAGGTGTTACTCCATATTTCGGAAGAAGGCAACAAACAACAGGAAGCTGGCACAAATCAAATAGCTGCTCATTTAAATGTTAGGCCTGCGACCGCAACCGATATGTTAAAGAAACTTAAGGAAAAGGGTTTAGTTGATTATCAAAAGTATGGAAAAATATCACTCACCGACCAAGGACGTACCCACGCTATTGCTGTTGTTCGAAAACATCGACTCTGGGAAACGTTCTTATTTGACAAACTAGGGTTTAGCTGGGACGAGGTACACGAGGTTGCCGAACAACTAGAACACATTAAATCTGAAAAACTTGTTGAACGGCTGGACAAATATTTAGGCTTTCCACAATTTGATCCACATGGCGACGTGATCCCCTCGGCTGATGGGGAGCTTTTAACTAAAAGTAGAAAAACATTGGCAGAAGGAGTAATCGGTCAAAAAACGACAGTCAATGGTGTAAGAGACAACAGTCCTGATTTTTTGCAATATGCATCTAATTTAGGAATTGCTATTGGAAATACGGTTAATATTATTAGCCGATTTGACTTTGACGGTTCGATGGAAATTATTATTGACAACAAAAAAGTGACCATATCTCAGAAAGTAGCAGAAAATATTTTCATATTATAA
- the smpB gene encoding SsrA-binding protein SmpB encodes MSNDINIKNKKAYFEYHILEKYVAGIQLLGTEIKSIRQSKANISDAFCAFLNDGLYIRNMHIAEYSHGSFYNHESKRDRKLLLTKRELNKLKVKGEEKGFTMVPLKIFMSSRGFAKVEIALAQGKKDYDKRESIKERDTKRELSRALKF; translated from the coding sequence ATGTCAAACGACATCAATATAAAAAATAAAAAGGCGTACTTTGAATATCATATTTTAGAAAAGTACGTTGCCGGGATTCAATTATTGGGAACAGAAATCAAGTCGATTAGACAGTCTAAAGCTAATATTTCTGATGCATTCTGTGCTTTTCTAAATGACGGTCTCTATATACGTAACATGCACATCGCAGAGTATTCTCATGGTTCTTTCTATAACCATGAATCAAAGCGCGACAGAAAACTTTTATTAACAAAAAGAGAATTGAACAAGCTCAAGGTAAAGGGCGAGGAAAAAGGTTTTACTATGGTGCCGCTCAAGATCTTTATGAGTTCCAGAGGTTTTGCAAAAGTTGAGATAGCCCTCGCACAGGGAAAAAAGGACTACGACAAGCGTGAGAGCATTAAAGAACGGGACACTAAACGAGAACTATCAAGGGCGCTGAAATTCTAA
- a CDS encoding protein-L-isoaspartate(D-aspartate) O-methyltransferase has product MAYKFIDNYREKGARKQLVEILKKRGIEDEGVLKAMGKVPRHFFFDETFWNQAYKDIAFPIGDGQTISQPYTVAYQTELLHIKKGDSILEIGTGSGYQTCILMELGAEVYTIERQKALYDRTIKVLPYMGYHPHFFLGDGSKGLPEHAPYNKIIVTAGAPFAPQIMLKQLIIGGILVIPVGNEKEQKMTTFIRLAENDYEKIELDTFRFVPLVGHQAW; this is encoded by the coding sequence ATGGCTTATAAATTTATAGATAATTATCGTGAAAAAGGTGCCAGGAAACAGCTGGTAGAAATTCTTAAGAAAAGAGGGATTGAGGATGAAGGTGTGTTAAAAGCGATGGGGAAAGTGCCACGCCATTTTTTCTTTGACGAAACGTTCTGGAACCAAGCATATAAGGATATAGCTTTTCCTATTGGTGATGGGCAAACTATCTCGCAACCATACACCGTAGCTTACCAGACGGAGCTTTTGCATATTAAGAAGGGGGATAGTATATTGGAAATTGGGACAGGTTCTGGCTATCAAACTTGTATTTTGATGGAGCTGGGAGCAGAAGTTTATACCATAGAGCGTCAAAAGGCGCTGTATGATCGCACCATTAAAGTACTCCCATATATGGGGTACCATCCTCATTTTTTTTTGGGTGACGGTTCGAAAGGCCTCCCAGAACATGCACCATATAACAAAATAATTGTCACAGCGGGAGCGCCTTTCGCACCTCAGATCATGCTCAAGCAACTAATCATAGGAGGAATCTTGGTTATACCTGTGGGTAACGAGAAGGAGCAGAAAATGACTACATTTATAAGACTGGCAGAAAATGATTACGAAAAAATAGAACTTGATACTTTTCGTTTTGTACCATTAGTGGGCCATCAGGCCTGGTAA